A portion of the Candidatus Acidiferrales bacterium genome contains these proteins:
- a CDS encoding prenyltransferase/squalene oxidase repeat-containing protein yields VVPFADHNAMLDPSTADVTGRVLEMLGHYRFARQHPAVRRAIQFLKSEQEADGSWYGRWGVNYLYGTSQVLRGLAAVGEAEEAYCQHAAQWLRSVQNEDGGWGETCRSYEDPEHKAKGPSTASQTAWALIGLFASGDAKSIGVQRGVRYLMETQRQDGSWREDYFTGTGFPKVFYLKYHHYPLYFPLYALAHYERLLRGGSAGAKAPEEESVPIRPEDFRVRGK; encoded by the coding sequence CCGTGGTTCCCTTTGCCGATCACAATGCCATGCTGGACCCGAGCACGGCCGATGTCACCGGGCGCGTTTTGGAGATGCTCGGCCACTACCGCTTCGCCCGCCAACATCCGGCGGTGCGCCGCGCCATCCAATTCCTGAAAAGCGAACAGGAAGCCGATGGCTCCTGGTACGGCCGCTGGGGGGTCAACTACCTTTATGGGACCAGCCAGGTGTTGCGCGGGCTGGCCGCGGTGGGCGAAGCCGAAGAAGCCTATTGCCAGCATGCTGCTCAATGGCTTCGTTCGGTGCAAAACGAGGACGGGGGTTGGGGCGAGACCTGTCGCTCCTACGAAGATCCGGAGCACAAGGCGAAAGGTCCGAGCACAGCCTCGCAGACGGCGTGGGCTTTGATTGGCTTGTTTGCTTCCGGCGATGCCAAGAGCATCGGGGTGCAACGGGGCGTTCGCTACCTGATGGAAACGCAGCGCCAGGATGGTTCCTGGCGGGAAGATTATTTCACCGGGACGGGTTTTCCTAAGGTCTTTTACCTTAAATACCACCATTACCCGCTCTATTTTCCGCTCTATGCCCTGGCGCATTATGAGCGGCTGCTGCGAGGCGGCTCGGCTGGCGCCAAAGCACCGGAAGAGGAATCGGTGCCCATCCGTCCGGAGGATTTCCGGGTCCGGGGGAAATGA
- the hpnH gene encoding adenosyl-hopene transferase HpnH, which translates to MRFPLSLSVSFAKYLIGKRLRNGHERFPLVMMLEPLHACNLTCTGCGRIREYKQTITEMLTVEQCIRALEECGAPIVSICGGEPMIYPHLGELVSEILKRRKHIYLCTNGMFITKRLHEFKPTSRFFFNVHLDGLEKTHDLCVERQGVFQQAIEGIKAAKAAGFLVCSNTTVYKETDMAEIEHLFEFLTGLGVDGFMISPGYSYSAVQSKEIFMTRQDIHQKFRHIDRLFEKYRLITSPIYLEFLKGERTFQCTAWGNPTYNTQGWKGPCYLMTDAHHKTFTDLIHNTPWERYGHGRDPRCENCMVHCGYEPSAVLGVNRKLGDTLKMIAWQFS; encoded by the coding sequence ATGCGTTTTCCACTGAGCTTGAGCGTTTCGTTTGCAAAATACCTGATTGGCAAGCGATTGCGGAACGGCCACGAGCGCTTTCCGCTGGTCATGATGTTGGAGCCTTTGCATGCCTGCAACTTGACTTGCACCGGCTGTGGCCGCATCCGGGAATACAAGCAAACCATCACCGAGATGCTCACCGTCGAGCAGTGTATCCGGGCGCTCGAAGAGTGCGGCGCTCCCATCGTCTCCATCTGTGGCGGCGAGCCGATGATCTACCCCCACCTGGGAGAACTGGTGAGCGAGATCCTGAAGCGCAGGAAGCACATCTACCTCTGCACCAATGGCATGTTCATCACCAAGCGCTTGCATGAGTTCAAGCCCACTTCGCGCTTCTTTTTCAACGTCCATTTGGACGGACTCGAAAAGACGCATGACCTGTGCGTCGAGCGCCAGGGCGTCTTCCAACAGGCCATCGAGGGCATCAAGGCAGCCAAGGCGGCGGGCTTCCTTGTCTGTTCCAACACCACCGTTTACAAGGAAACGGATATGGCGGAGATCGAGCATCTCTTTGAGTTTTTGACCGGCCTCGGCGTCGATGGCTTCATGATCTCACCCGGATATTCTTATTCGGCGGTGCAGTCCAAGGAAATTTTCATGACCCGTCAGGATATCCACCAGAAATTTCGTCACATTGATCGGCTGTTTGAAAAATATCGTTTGATCACATCGCCGATCTATCTGGAATTTCTCAAGGGCGAGCGCACTTTTCAGTGCACCGCCTGGGGCAACCCGACCTACAACACCCAGGGCTGGAAAGGCCCGTGCTACCTGATGACCGACGCTCATCATAAGACGTTCACCGATTTGATTCACAACACGCCCTGGGAGAGATACGGCCATGGTCGAGACCCGCGCTGCGAGAATTGCATGGTGCACTGCGGATACGAACCCTCGGCCGTGCTGGGCGTGAACCGAAAGTTGGGCGATACTCTCAAGATGATCGCCTGGCAATTCTCCTAG